A part of Dehalogenimonas sp. W genomic DNA contains:
- a CDS encoding DUF2779 domain-containing protein has translation MNNRSGKLLTKSKFMAGLQCPRYLWFYVNEPQRLPPPDMVTQHTFDQGHEVGELAKQLFPAGIDMAGLGFREMLTKTSACLRERNPIFEAAIQSGQLYARIDILSPSADGTWDIVEVKSGTSVKDENIADVAFQRYVCTQYGLRVNRCRLMYLNREFIKHGEIDPAELFLDTNITEEVAELTGGMADMVEDMLLTMAGTPPDPIISRACNSPYTCPLKNECWQALPENPVTGLYRIGDKIDGLLRRGITAITEIPEDFELNDKQQIQQHCIRAGQPHVNIREIASFLEQLPYPHYYLDFETFATAVPRFDGTRPYQNIPFQFSLHITADEKSPLEHHHFLYQGNADPRPEFVSALHSAMGEGGRVIVYNQSFEQKIMEELVAEFPDYREWVTDVVARMADLIIPFRAFHYYHPAQQGSASLKYVLPALTGIGYDRLNISNGQIASLKYFQAAFGNDTPAEAKTALFEDLLEYCGQDTEGMVRIIEVLRGLVADSNSTNDMA, from the coding sequence ATGAATAACCGCTCCGGTAAACTGCTGACCAAGTCCAAGTTCATGGCCGGACTGCAATGCCCGCGTTATTTATGGTTTTATGTCAACGAGCCGCAACGGCTGCCGCCACCGGATATGGTCACCCAGCATACATTTGACCAGGGTCACGAGGTGGGCGAACTGGCGAAGCAGCTTTTTCCAGCCGGGATTGATATGGCCGGACTGGGTTTCAGGGAGATGTTAACCAAAACATCGGCCTGCCTCCGGGAACGCAATCCCATCTTTGAAGCCGCCATCCAGTCAGGTCAGCTATACGCCCGAATAGATATCCTTTCACCGTCGGCGGACGGCACCTGGGACATCGTTGAAGTTAAAAGCGGTACCTCGGTCAAGGATGAAAACATCGCCGATGTCGCTTTTCAGCGCTATGTCTGTACCCAGTACGGCCTCCGTGTTAATCGCTGCCGGTTGATGTACTTAAACCGGGAATTTATTAAACACGGTGAAATTGATCCGGCGGAACTTTTCCTGGATACGAATATCACCGAGGAAGTGGCTGAACTTACCGGCGGCATGGCTGATATGGTTGAAGACATGTTGCTGACGATGGCAGGCACACCCCCCGACCCGATCATCAGCCGTGCCTGTAATTCTCCCTATACCTGTCCGCTAAAAAATGAATGCTGGCAGGCACTTCCGGAGAATCCGGTGACGGGGTTGTACCGGATCGGCGACAAGATAGACGGACTATTACGACGGGGTATCACGGCCATCACCGAAATCCCGGAGGATTTTGAATTAAACGACAAACAACAGATACAACAGCATTGTATCCGAGCAGGTCAGCCGCACGTCAATATCAGAGAAATAGCCTCATTTCTGGAGCAGTTGCCTTATCCCCATTATTATCTGGACTTTGAGACCTTCGCTACCGCTGTTCCCCGGTTTGACGGTACAAGGCCGTACCAGAACATCCCCTTTCAATTCTCACTGCACATTACCGCCGATGAAAAAAGCCCGCTGGAGCACCATCACTTTTTGTATCAGGGAAACGCTGACCCCCGGCCCGAGTTCGTCAGTGCGCTGCATTCAGCCATGGGCGAGGGCGGCCGGGTCATTGTCTATAACCAAAGTTTTGAACAAAAAATAATGGAGGAACTGGTGGCGGAATTCCCTGATTACCGGGAATGGGTGACTGACGTTGTAGCCCGAATGGCCGACCTTATCATCCCCTTTCGGGCATTTCACTATTATCATCCGGCCCAGCAAGGCAGCGCCTCGCTCAAATATGTCCTACCGGCGCTGACTGGCATCGGTTACGACCGCCTCAATATCAGCAACGGCCAAATCGCCAGTCTGAAATATTTTCAAGCAGCCTTCGGCAACGACACCCCGGCTGAAGCCAAAACCGCCCTGTTTGAAGACCTTTTGGAGTACTGCGGCCAAGATACGGAAGGCATGGTGCGCATCATTGAGGTACTGCGGGGGTTGGTGGCCGACTCAAACAGTACTAATGACATGGCTTGA